From one Nothobranchius furzeri strain GRZ-AD chromosome 2, NfurGRZ-RIMD1, whole genome shotgun sequence genomic stretch:
- the LOC107396467 gene encoding zinc finger protein basonuclin-2, with the protein MMTPDPQESIRCSEPGCTCLGFLPGSVQLRSCDHCGHGWVGHALQKLQTLPPSSRGPVEVALPGLVFDLSSLVLYGSQAVPVQLKILLDRLYSILTPEQVSQILHTLGWSLGDYIRGYLLQDPSGKVLDRWVLVTPEEQRLVLKQFLRFGETRPIVEVMMLQSPRGDGHPAGPESRAGHKSRQEPVRRSRGPLESPLVTNDNTTPQSGNFPGWWSLLPFQFPYSTVRCLPPPTKFSSGFPSSKLTRILQKPSGTTHDHPGDRTEEDQELTWKYSGSDPKFSIKTDPDIPKPPLFLWHQNPVLQNEQELRPQGGMTKQEKPSPLPSPINSSLTPSFPYPPLSSSCRLQNSQKFRGPPLSLPSLPSFSSCLCPPGSSSFPSLPASSASLRPVPSSLCTLPSLSPAGGRKGRVCCGVCGKSFYDKGTLKIHYNAVHLKIKHGCTIAGCTMVFSSLRSRNRHSANPNPRLHTGAVRDAQPDQNTHSVSDTHLHEGEQHQCEEPTSRSRESRDTRWQQAPAHGDAMKNGEHGCWCNAPRLSASPPSSHPHTPDNLGLGLDRSQSRVPPLLLPAQPASSEGSPPSGTSLPCRWRWSSADPVPKKKSRKSSMPVKIERKTDQSPSLRNDGGV; encoded by the exons ATGATGACTCCAGACCCTCAGGAG TCCATCAGGTGTTCAGAGCCCGGCTGCACATGTCTGGGTTTCTTACCAGGAAGTGTCCAGCTCAGGTCATGTGATCACTGTGGACACGGCTGGGTGGGAcatg ctctgcagaagctccAGACCCTTCCTCCATCCAGCCGTGGCCCCGTGGAGGTGGCCCTTCCTGGGCTGGTGTTTGACCTGAGCTCCCTGGTTCTGTACGGATCTCAGGCCGTCCCGGTCCAGCTGAAGATCCTACTGGACCGGCTCTACAGCATCCTGACTCCGGAGCAG GTCAGTCAGATTCTGCACACGCTGGGCTGGAGTCTGGGCGATTACATCAGAGGGTACCTGCTGCAG GATCCCAGTGGGAAGGTGTTGGACCGATGGGTCCTGGTCACTCCTGAAGAACAGCGGCTGGTCCTGAAACAGTTCCTCCGCTTTGGAGAGACGCGTCCCATCGTGGAGGTGATGATGCTTCAGTCCCCGAGAGGAGACGGTCACCCCGCTGGTCCAGAGTCCAGAGCCGGACATAAATCCAGACAGGAACCCGTCAGGAGGAGCAGAGGACCACTGGAGTCCCCACTGGTTACCAACGACAACACAACACCTCAGAGTGGAAACTTCCCAGGATGGTGGAGTCTTCTCCCGTTTCAATTCCCTTACTCAACCgtccgctgtttacctcctcctaCTAAG TTTTCTTCCGGTTTTCCTTCCAGTAAGCTGACACGGATCCTTCAAAAGCCCAGTGGGACCACACACGACCATCCAGGAGACAGGACCGAAGAGGACCAGGAGCTGACCTGGAAGTATTCTGGAAGTGATCCAAAGTTTTCCATAAAAACAGACCCAGACATTCCCAAGCCACCGTTGTTCCTTTGGCATCAGAATCCAGTTTTACAGAATGAGCAGGAGCTTCGTCCTCAGGGAGGAATGACCAAGCAGGAGAAACCTTCTCCCTTACCCTCTCCAATAAACTCCTCGTTGACTCCATCTTTCCCGTatcctcccctctcctcctcctGTCGTCTACAGAATTCCCAAAAGTTTCGAGGCCCACCCCTCTCTCTGCCCTCTCTTCCATCCTTCTCATCATGCCTCTGTCCTCCTGGTAGCTCCTCTTTTCCTTCTCTTCCGGCCTCATCTGCATCCCTCCGTCCTGTCCCTTCCTCCCTCTGCACCCTCCCCTCCCTGTCTCCTGCAGGAGGTCGGAAAGGGAGGGTCTGCTGTGGCGTTTGTGGGAAAAGCTTCTATGACAAAG GAACCCTGAAGATCCACTACAACGCCGTCCACCTGAAGATCAAACATGGCTGCACGATTGCAGGCTGCACCATGGTCTTCAGCTCGCTGCGCAGCCGAAACCGACACAGCGCCAACCCAAACCCACGGCTGCACACGGGCGCCGTCAGAGACGCCCAGCCGGACCAGAACACACACTCTGTCTCCGACACACACCTGCATGAGGGTGAGCAGCACCAGTGTGAAGAACCGACGAGCAGAAGCAGAGAGAGCAGAGACACGCGCTGGCAGCAAGCGCCGGCGCACGGAGACGCCATGAAGAACGGAGAACATGGCTGCTGGTGCAACGCCCCTCGTCTATCCGCCTCTCCTCCATCCTCTCATCCTCACACTCCAGACAACCTGGGTCTCGGTCTGGACCGGTCTCAGAGCCGGGTCCCTCCTCTCCTGCTCCCAGCTCAACCTGCTTCCTCTGAAGGTTCTCCTCCCAGTGGAACCAGTCTGCCCTGCAGGTGGCGCTGGAGCTCAGCTGACCCCGTACCAAAGAAGAAGTCTAGGAAATCCAGCATGCCAGTGAAAATAGAACGAAAGACGGATCAGAGTCCCTCACTCAGGAACGACGGAGGGGTCTGA